One window from the genome of Balearica regulorum gibbericeps isolate bBalReg1 chromosome 18, bBalReg1.pri, whole genome shotgun sequence encodes:
- the RAB37 gene encoding ras-related protein Rab-37 isoform X2 — protein sequence MSGAAGSGDPPVGSGDPPALPRDYELSGKVMLLGDSGVGKTCFLLQFKDGAFLSGTFIATVGIDFRNKVVAVDGVKVKLQIWDTAGQERFRSVTHAYYRDAQALLLLYDITSKMSFDNIRAWLTEIHEYAQKDVVIMLLGNKADVSSERAVRTEDGALLAREYGVPFMETSAKTGMNVELAFLAIAKELKQRAVQPADEPRFQIHDYIESQKKKSSCCAFA from the exons AtgagcggggcggcggggagcggggaccCCCCGGTGGGGAGCGGGGAccccccggcgctgccccgggACTACGAGCTGTCCGGCAAG GTGATGTTACTTGGAGACTCGGGCGTGGGGAAAACCTGCTTCCTGCTCCAGTTCAAAGACGGGGCCTTTCTCTCCGGGACGTTCATAGCCACCGTGGGCATAGATTTCCGG aacaAAGTGGTGGCCGTGGATGGTGTGAAGGTGAAGTTGCAG ATCTGGGATACGGCAGGACAGGAGCGTTTCCGCAGTGTCACCCACGCCTACTACAGGGATGCCCAAG ccctgctcctgctctaTGATATCACCAGCAAGATGTCCTTCGACAACATCCGC GCCTGGCTGACGGAGATCCATGAGTACGCCCAGAAGGACGTGGTCATCATGCTGCTGGGCAATAAG GCCGACGTGAGCAGCGAGAGGGCTGTGAGGACAGAGGACGGAGCACTGCTGGCCAGG GAGTACGGGGTGCCTTTCATGGAGACGAGCGCCAAGACGGGCATGAATGTGGAGCTGGCCTTCCTGGCCATTGCCAA GGAGCTGAAGCAGCGCGCAGTGCAGCCAGCAGACGAGCCCCGCTTCCAGATCCACGACTACATCGAGTCGCAGAAGAAGAAATCCAGCTGCTGTGCCTTCGCctga
- the RAB37 gene encoding ras-related protein Rab-37 isoform X1, which produces MSGAAGSGDPPVGSGDPPALPRDYELSGKVMLLGDSGVGKTCFLLQFKDGAFLSGTFIATVGIDFRNKVVAVDGVKVKLQQIWDTAGQERFRSVTHAYYRDAQALLLLYDITSKMSFDNIRAWLTEIHEYAQKDVVIMLLGNKADVSSERAVRTEDGALLAREYGVPFMETSAKTGMNVELAFLAIAKELKQRAVQPADEPRFQIHDYIESQKKKSSCCAFA; this is translated from the exons AtgagcggggcggcggggagcggggaccCCCCGGTGGGGAGCGGGGAccccccggcgctgccccgggACTACGAGCTGTCCGGCAAG GTGATGTTACTTGGAGACTCGGGCGTGGGGAAAACCTGCTTCCTGCTCCAGTTCAAAGACGGGGCCTTTCTCTCCGGGACGTTCATAGCCACCGTGGGCATAGATTTCCGG aacaAAGTGGTGGCCGTGGATGGTGTGAAGGTGAAGTTGCAG CAGATCTGGGATACGGCAGGACAGGAGCGTTTCCGCAGTGTCACCCACGCCTACTACAGGGATGCCCAAG ccctgctcctgctctaTGATATCACCAGCAAGATGTCCTTCGACAACATCCGC GCCTGGCTGACGGAGATCCATGAGTACGCCCAGAAGGACGTGGTCATCATGCTGCTGGGCAATAAG GCCGACGTGAGCAGCGAGAGGGCTGTGAGGACAGAGGACGGAGCACTGCTGGCCAGG GAGTACGGGGTGCCTTTCATGGAGACGAGCGCCAAGACGGGCATGAATGTGGAGCTGGCCTTCCTGGCCATTGCCAA GGAGCTGAAGCAGCGCGCAGTGCAGCCAGCAGACGAGCCCCGCTTCCAGATCCACGACTACATCGAGTCGCAGAAGAAGAAATCCAGCTGCTGTGCCTTCGCctga
- the RAB37 gene encoding ras-related protein Rab-37 isoform X3: MSGAAGSGDPPVGSGDPPALPRDYELSGKNKVVAVDGVKVKLQIWDTAGQERFRSVTHAYYRDAQALLLLYDITSKMSFDNIRAWLTEIHEYAQKDVVIMLLGNKADVSSERAVRTEDGALLAREYGVPFMETSAKTGMNVELAFLAIAKELKQRAVQPADEPRFQIHDYIESQKKKSSCCAFA; the protein is encoded by the exons AtgagcggggcggcggggagcggggaccCCCCGGTGGGGAGCGGGGAccccccggcgctgccccgggACTACGAGCTGTCCGGCAAG aacaAAGTGGTGGCCGTGGATGGTGTGAAGGTGAAGTTGCAG ATCTGGGATACGGCAGGACAGGAGCGTTTCCGCAGTGTCACCCACGCCTACTACAGGGATGCCCAAG ccctgctcctgctctaTGATATCACCAGCAAGATGTCCTTCGACAACATCCGC GCCTGGCTGACGGAGATCCATGAGTACGCCCAGAAGGACGTGGTCATCATGCTGCTGGGCAATAAG GCCGACGTGAGCAGCGAGAGGGCTGTGAGGACAGAGGACGGAGCACTGCTGGCCAGG GAGTACGGGGTGCCTTTCATGGAGACGAGCGCCAAGACGGGCATGAATGTGGAGCTGGCCTTCCTGGCCATTGCCAA GGAGCTGAAGCAGCGCGCAGTGCAGCCAGCAGACGAGCCCCGCTTCCAGATCCACGACTACATCGAGTCGCAGAAGAAGAAATCCAGCTGCTGTGCCTTCGCctga
- the NHERF1 gene encoding Na(+)/H(+) exchange regulatory cofactor NHE-RF1 isoform X2, whose amino-acid sequence MSSSAGPAARLCRLERGPDGYGFHLHGEKGKPGQFIRLVEAGSPAERSGLRAGDRLLEVDGENVERESHQQVVERIRAAAGAVSLLVVDPVADEQLQKRGGSSTEPPVGGGQAAPEPAEPGTREPSGGGQREELRPRLCRMKKGPNGYGFNLHSDKSRPGQYVRAVDPDSPAEAAGLAPQDRIIEVNGVCMEGKQHADVVAAIKAGGDETRLLVVDVLTDEFFKKCKVVPSEEHLAGPLPEPVANGDIEKPDTQEGEKRHSASGSLLDLDIPLAVAKERAHQKRTSKRAPQMDWSKKNELFSNL is encoded by the exons ATGAGCAGCAGCGCGGGGCCCGCGGCGCGGCTGTGCCGCCTGGAGCGGGGGCCGGACGGGTACGGCTTCCACCTGCACGGCGAGAAGGGCAAGCCGGGCCAGTTCATCCGGCTGGTGGAGGCGGGCTCACCGGCCGAACGCTCGGGGCTGCGGGCCGGGGACCGGCTGCTGGAGGTAGATGGCGAGAACGTGGAACGGGAGAGCCACCAGCAGGTGGTGGAGCGCATCCGAGCCGCCGCCGGTGCCGTCAGCCTCCTCGTCGTGGACCCGGTGGCCGACGAGCAGCTGCAGAAGCGGGGCGGGTCGAGTACCGAGCCCCCCGTGGGCGGCGGGCAGGCGGCCCCGGAGCCGGCGGAGCCCGGGACGCGGGAGCCCagcggcggcgggcagcgg GAGGAGCTGCGGCCTCGGCTGTGCCGCATGAAGAAGGGCCCCAATGGCTACGGCTTCAACCTGCACAGTGACAAGAGCCGTCCGGGGCAGTACGTGCGTGCCGTCGACCCCGACTCGCCGGCCGAGGCGGCAGGGCTGGCCCCCCAGGACCGCATCATCGAG GTGAACGGGGTGTGCATGGAGGGCAAGCAGCATGCCGACGTGGTGGCAGCCATCAAGGCGGGCGGTGATGAGAccaggctgctggtggtggACGTCCTCACGGATGAGTTCTTCAAGAAGTGCAAGGTGGTGCCCTCTGAGGAGCACCTGGCag GTCCCTTGCCAGAACCAGTTGCCAATGGCGATATAGAGAAG CCCGACACACAGGAGGGTGAGAAGCGCCATTCAGCATCCGGCTCCCTCCTGGACCTCGACATCCCGCTGGCGGTGGCCAAGGAGCGGGCGCACCAGAAGCGCACCAGCAAGCGGGCACCTCAGATGGACTGGAGCAAGAAAAACGAACTGTTCAGCAACCTGTGA
- the NHERF1 gene encoding Na(+)/H(+) exchange regulatory cofactor NHE-RF1 isoform X1 has product MSSSAGPAARLCRLERGPDGYGFHLHGEKGKPGQFIRLVEAGSPAERSGLRAGDRLLEVDGENVERESHQQVVERIRAAAGAVSLLVVDPVADEQLQKRGGSSTEPPVGGGQAAPEPAEPGTREPSGGGQREELRPRLCRMKKGPNGYGFNLHSDKSRPGQYVRAVDPDSPAEAAGLAPQDRIIEVNGVCMEGKQHADVVAAIKAGGDETRLLVVDVLTDEFFKKCKVVPSEEHLAGPLPEPVANGDIEKENGGEPRSNSVSESPSSPGPLAVSPNSSETHSEPDTQEGEKRHSASGSLLDLDIPLAVAKERAHQKRTSKRAPQMDWSKKNELFSNL; this is encoded by the exons ATGAGCAGCAGCGCGGGGCCCGCGGCGCGGCTGTGCCGCCTGGAGCGGGGGCCGGACGGGTACGGCTTCCACCTGCACGGCGAGAAGGGCAAGCCGGGCCAGTTCATCCGGCTGGTGGAGGCGGGCTCACCGGCCGAACGCTCGGGGCTGCGGGCCGGGGACCGGCTGCTGGAGGTAGATGGCGAGAACGTGGAACGGGAGAGCCACCAGCAGGTGGTGGAGCGCATCCGAGCCGCCGCCGGTGCCGTCAGCCTCCTCGTCGTGGACCCGGTGGCCGACGAGCAGCTGCAGAAGCGGGGCGGGTCGAGTACCGAGCCCCCCGTGGGCGGCGGGCAGGCGGCCCCGGAGCCGGCGGAGCCCGGGACGCGGGAGCCCagcggcggcgggcagcgg GAGGAGCTGCGGCCTCGGCTGTGCCGCATGAAGAAGGGCCCCAATGGCTACGGCTTCAACCTGCACAGTGACAAGAGCCGTCCGGGGCAGTACGTGCGTGCCGTCGACCCCGACTCGCCGGCCGAGGCGGCAGGGCTGGCCCCCCAGGACCGCATCATCGAG GTGAACGGGGTGTGCATGGAGGGCAAGCAGCATGCCGACGTGGTGGCAGCCATCAAGGCGGGCGGTGATGAGAccaggctgctggtggtggACGTCCTCACGGATGAGTTCTTCAAGAAGTGCAAGGTGGTGCCCTCTGAGGAGCACCTGGCag GTCCCTTGCCAGAACCAGTTGCCAATGGCGATATAGAGAAG GAAAATGGTGGAGAGCCACGGTCCAACTCAGTGTCCGAGAGCCCGTCCAGCCCCGGGCCGCTGGCCGTGTCCCCCAACTCCAGCGAGACCCACAGCGAG CCCGACACACAGGAGGGTGAGAAGCGCCATTCAGCATCCGGCTCCCTCCTGGACCTCGACATCCCGCTGGCGGTGGCCAAGGAGCGGGCGCACCAGAAGCGCACCAGCAAGCGGGCACCTCAGATGGACTGGAGCAAGAAAAACGAACTGTTCAGCAACCTGTGA
- the NAT9 gene encoding alpha/beta-tubulin-N-acetyltransferase 9 isoform X3, with product MKINQNTVLQGQRVTLVPYTSAHVPRYHEWMQSEELQRLTASEPLSLEQEYEMQRSWRDDADKPSYRGRGFGKEATLMMMSYGVRNLGITKFEAKIGQENETSICMFKKLHFKEVAVNSIFQEVTLRLDVTDQERRWLLEQTNHVEEKSYVELKLPAGVLET from the exons ATGAAGATTAACCAGAACACTGTGCTGCAAGGACAGAGGGTGACCCTGGTGCCGTACACTTCTGCACATGTGCCCCG GTACCACGAGTGGATGCAGTCAGAGGAGCTGCAGCGCCTCACCGCCTCTGAACCActcagcctggagcaggagTACGAGATGCAGCGCAGCTGGCGGGACGACGCAGACA AGCCCAGCTACCGCGGCAGAGGGTTTGGCAAGGAGGCAACTCTGATGATGATGTCCTATG GAGTGAGAAACCTGGGGATCACCAAATTTGAAGCTAAGATTGGtcaggaaaatgaaaccagTATTTGCATGTTcaaaaagcttcattttaaggAG GTTGCTGTGAACAGCATTTTCCAAGAGGTGACGCTGAGGCTGGATGTCACTGACCAGGAGAGACGGTGGCTCCTGGAACAGACAAACCACGTGGAGGAGAAGAGCTACGTTGAACTgaagctgccagctggggtgcTGGAGACCTGA
- the NAT9 gene encoding alpha/beta-tubulin-N-acetyltransferase 9 isoform X1 — translation MKINQNTVLQGQRVTLVPYTSAHVPRYHEWMQSEELQRLTASEPLSLEQEYEMQRSWRDDADKCTFIVLDTERWSGQAHADEDCMVGDVNLFLTDTEDPTLGEIEIMIAEPSYRGRGFGKEATLMMMSYGVRNLGITKFEAKIGQENETSICMFKKLHFKEVAVNSIFQEVTLRLDVTDQERRWLLEQTNHVEEKSYVELKLPAGVLET, via the exons ATGAAGATTAACCAGAACACTGTGCTGCAAGGACAGAGGGTGACCCTGGTGCCGTACACTTCTGCACATGTGCCCCG GTACCACGAGTGGATGCAGTCAGAGGAGCTGCAGCGCCTCACCGCCTCTGAACCActcagcctggagcaggagTACGAGATGCAGCGCAGCTGGCGGGACGACGCAGACA agtgTACTTTCATTGTGCTGGACACGGAGCGGTGGTCCGGGCAGGCGCATGCGGATGAGGACTGCATGGTGGGGGACGTGAATCTCTTCCTCACTGACACTGAGGATCCAACGTTGGGCGAAATTGAAATTATGATTGCAG AGCCCAGCTACCGCGGCAGAGGGTTTGGCAAGGAGGCAACTCTGATGATGATGTCCTATG GAGTGAGAAACCTGGGGATCACCAAATTTGAAGCTAAGATTGGtcaggaaaatgaaaccagTATTTGCATGTTcaaaaagcttcattttaaggAG GTTGCTGTGAACAGCATTTTCCAAGAGGTGACGCTGAGGCTGGATGTCACTGACCAGGAGAGACGGTGGCTCCTGGAACAGACAAACCACGTGGAGGAGAAGAGCTACGTTGAACTgaagctgccagctggggtgcTGGAGACCTGA
- the NAT9 gene encoding alpha/beta-tubulin-N-acetyltransferase 9 isoform X2: MKINQNTVLQGQRVTLVPYTSAHVPRYHEWMQSEELQRLTASEPLSLEQEYEMQRSWRDDADKCTFIVLDTERWSGQAHADEDCMVGDVNLFLTDTEDPTLGEIEIMIAGVRNLGITKFEAKIGQENETSICMFKKLHFKEVAVNSIFQEVTLRLDVTDQERRWLLEQTNHVEEKSYVELKLPAGVLET; the protein is encoded by the exons ATGAAGATTAACCAGAACACTGTGCTGCAAGGACAGAGGGTGACCCTGGTGCCGTACACTTCTGCACATGTGCCCCG GTACCACGAGTGGATGCAGTCAGAGGAGCTGCAGCGCCTCACCGCCTCTGAACCActcagcctggagcaggagTACGAGATGCAGCGCAGCTGGCGGGACGACGCAGACA agtgTACTTTCATTGTGCTGGACACGGAGCGGTGGTCCGGGCAGGCGCATGCGGATGAGGACTGCATGGTGGGGGACGTGAATCTCTTCCTCACTGACACTGAGGATCCAACGTTGGGCGAAATTGAAATTATGATTGCAG GAGTGAGAAACCTGGGGATCACCAAATTTGAAGCTAAGATTGGtcaggaaaatgaaaccagTATTTGCATGTTcaaaaagcttcattttaaggAG GTTGCTGTGAACAGCATTTTCCAAGAGGTGACGCTGAGGCTGGATGTCACTGACCAGGAGAGACGGTGGCTCCTGGAACAGACAAACCACGTGGAGGAGAAGAGCTACGTTGAACTgaagctgccagctggggtgcTGGAGACCTGA
- the NAT9 gene encoding alpha/beta-tubulin-N-acetyltransferase 9 isoform X4, with protein sequence MKINQNTVLQGQRVTLVPYTSAHVPRYHEWMQSEELQRLTASEPLSLEQEYEMQRSWRDDADKCTFIVLDTERWSGQAHADEDCMVGDVNLFLTDTEDPTLGEIEIMIAEPSYRGRGFGKEATLMMMSYGCCEQHFPRGDAEAGCH encoded by the exons ATGAAGATTAACCAGAACACTGTGCTGCAAGGACAGAGGGTGACCCTGGTGCCGTACACTTCTGCACATGTGCCCCG GTACCACGAGTGGATGCAGTCAGAGGAGCTGCAGCGCCTCACCGCCTCTGAACCActcagcctggagcaggagTACGAGATGCAGCGCAGCTGGCGGGACGACGCAGACA agtgTACTTTCATTGTGCTGGACACGGAGCGGTGGTCCGGGCAGGCGCATGCGGATGAGGACTGCATGGTGGGGGACGTGAATCTCTTCCTCACTGACACTGAGGATCCAACGTTGGGCGAAATTGAAATTATGATTGCAG AGCCCAGCTACCGCGGCAGAGGGTTTGGCAAGGAGGCAACTCTGATGATGATGTCCTATG GTTGCTGTGAACAGCATTTTCCAAGAGGTGACGCTGAGGCTGGATGTCACTGA